The DNA segment GCGGCGTTCGAGGTGAACCGCGACCTGGCACGCGTCGCCGAAGAAACCGGGATCGCATTCGGCGTGGGGAGCCAGCGGGCGATGCAGAGCCGGCCGAACAGCGGATGGACGTATCAGGTCCGTGAGTACGCGCCGTCCACCGTCGTGCTCGCGAACATCGGCATCGGGCAGGCGCGGGAGATGGAACTTGCGCAGTTCCAGGAGTTGATCGATGCGCTCCAGGCCGATGCGCTCTGTCTTCACCTGAACGTCGCGCAGGAGATGATCCAGCCCGAAGGCGATCGGTCCTTCACCGATGGAACGAAGGTGTTCCGCAGGCTGGTGCGGAAACTCGGCACCCCGGTCATTGCGAAGGAAACCGGGTGCGGGATCTCCCGCCAGGTGGGCGAACGCCTGGCCGCAGCGGGCGTTCGGCATGTCGACGTCTCGGGCGCTGGCGGCACGTCCTGGGTTCGGATCGAAGCGCTCCGCGCCCCGAAGGCCGAGCGGCTCGGAGCGCTCTATCGCGACTGGGGCGTTCCCACCGCGGCGAGCCTGCTGCAGCTTCGCTCCACGAAACTACAGCTGATCGCGAGCGGCGGCATCCGGAGCGGTCTCGATGTAGCTCGTGCCCTGGCGCTAGGCGCGCAGCTCGCCGGCACGGCGCTCCCGGTCTATCAGGCCTATCAGGAGGGCGGGATCGACGGCGCGCGCGAGTTCGTCGGAGAACTCGTCCGCGAGCTCAAGGTCGCCATGCTCCTGACGGGTAACCGCACGCTCGCCGAGATGAGGCGGGCCGATGCCGTCCTAGGTCCCCGACTGCTCGCCTGGCAGCCAAAGGCCGGCAGCACCCGGAGGAAGAGATGAACGACGCCGGCGGGTCACGCATCCCGGGCTTCCACAACTTGCCCGTCGACGAACGCCAGACGCTCATCACGAAGCTCGCACGCCTCGATTACGAGGAGCATTCGCTCCTCCTCTCGGAAACCCCGCTGACGCTCGAGGCAGCGGCCCGACTCACCGAGAACACGGTCGGCGTCTACGCGTTCCCGATGGGACTGGCCCTGAACTTCGTGGTCAACGGCGAGGACGTCCTCGTGCCGATGGTGACAGAGGAGCCGTCCGTCATCGCCGCCGCGTCCAATGCGGCCCGCCTGGCGCGTTCCGGCGGCGGATTCGTGGCTGAAGCCGATCCGCCGTGCATGATCGCGCAGGTCCAGCTCATAGACGTTCCAGCCCCCGAGGAAGCGCGCGCGCGACTCGAAGCCGAGGCTCCGCGTATTTGCGCTCGAGTCGATGAACTGGCTCCCGGAATGGCGCGACGCGGTGGTGGGGCGCGCGGCGTCGAAGCCCGCGTGCTCGACGCGCCCGACGGCCAGAAGTTCGTGGTGGTGCACCTTCTCGTCGACGTCGGTGACGCGATGGGCGCCAACGCGATCAACACGATTGCAGAGCAAGCGGCGCCGCTTCTGGAGGAGATCAGCGGCGGGACGGCCCACCTTCGAATCCTCTCGAACCTCACCGACAGACGGTGCGGTCGCGCGTCGGTGCGGTATCGGCTCGAGGATCTCGCGATGAAGGGGCGAACCGGCGAAGAAGTCGGGCGGGGCGTAGAACTCGCGAGCCTGTTTGCGGAGGCCGACCCGTACCGCGCCACGACGCACAACAAGGGCATCATGAACGGCGTCGACGCCGTCGCGCTCGCGACCGGAAATGATTGGCGTGCCCTCGAAGCAGGGGCGCACGCGTTCGCGGCGCGCAACGGTCAGTACGGCGCTTTGTCCACGTGGCGTGTCGACGGCTCCGAGTTGGTGGGACGGATCGAGCTTCCACTGGCTGTCGGGACGGTCGGCGCGACCGTCGAAGGAAATCCGCGAGCCCGGCTCGCGCTCAAACTTATGGGCGTAACGAACGGACAGAAGCTGATCGAGATCATCGCGGCCGTCGGACTCGCGCAGAACTTCGGCGCCGTGCGTGCACTTGCGACCGAGGGCATCCAGAAGGGGCACATGGCCCGGCACGCACGGGCCGTCGCGGCGGCTGCCGGCGCGTTGCCCGACCAGGTCGAGCAAATCGCCACGACCCTGATCGCCGAGGGTGAAATCAAGGTCGAGCGCGCCCGTCGGTTGCTCTCGGGAACCTCCGGAGACGATCCCGAGTGAACGAAGGGCGCGGACTCGGCCACGGGAAGGTCATCCTCCTCGGCGAGCACGCCGTCGTCCATGGGCAGCCCGCCATCGCGACGGCTCTGAGCCACGAGGTCCGGGTCCACGCGCGCGAACGACGCAAGGGCGACGCAGATCCGCCCGACGAACTACGTCCCGCTCTCGAGGCGGCCACCGCTGCCGTCGGCGGAAGGGAAGCGGCGGCCCTTCATTTCTCCTTCGAAGGCGATCTACCGATCGCGGTCGGACTCGGCAGCTCCGCTGCACTCGCCGTGGCCCTCGTTCGCGCGCTGGCCGCTGCGAACGGGCGAACGTTGGAGGACCGGGAAGCCGCCTTGGCCGCGAACGAAGTGGAGAAGGTCTTCCATGGGACGCCCTCGGGGATCGACGCAACGACGGCCGCACATCGCGGCCTTCTGTGGTTCGAAGCGGGCTCACCACCGGTGTATGAGCGCATTGCACCGGCAGGACCTCTCTCCCTGGTGGTCGCGCTCTCGGGCAGCCGGCATCATACCGGGGAGACCGTCGGCAGCCTGGGCACACGTGCCGAGCGATCTCCCGCCGTCTTTCAGCCGATTTTCCGAGCGATCGGCGAACTCGTCAGGGGTGCGCGCGGGGCGCTCGAGAGCGGGGACCGGCGTCTGCTCGGAGAGCTCATGTCGATGAACCACGAGCTCCTCCGCGCTTGCGGGGTCTCCACGAGCGAGCTCGACCGGCTGGTCGACGACGCCCGCGCATGCGGCGCGCTCGGCGCGAAGCTAACGGGCGGGGGCGGGGGCGGAGCGGCGATCGCGCTACCCGAGGGCGACCCCGCGTCGCTCGCCCAAGAGCTGCAGGGACGTGGCTGGGAAACCTTTGTCGCGTGAGGCCCGGGAACGGAACCCGTCGGGGCGGCTGGACGCGAGAGCCATTGTCGTAGTAGGCCAGGCCACGCCATGGCGAAGAAGAAGAGCGAGAAGCCCGCCCGCCGCGAGGTACGCCCGTCGAGCTGGGCTCTGGCGGCGATGGCCGCTGTGACGCTGCTGCTCGTGTACGCCGGCGTGAGTTCGGGGAACTGGCGAGGCGTCGTCGTCACCGAGATTCAGGTTCTCGTGGTGGGCTGCGCTGCCTGGTACGGCCTGCGCTAGTGCGCTCCAGGAGCGGAGCACGCCCGGTCCCCTCGTTGGAAGGCGAAAGCGGCCTTTGCTACTTGAGATGTTCGTCGCTCCGAGGGGCGTTCCTGCTATGACCAACGAAGGGCCCCCAACGGAGCCAACGACCGAAAACCCGGAACCGACCGAGGCCACCGGTCCAGCCGAGGCTCCGGTCCCGTTCGACGACTTCGACCTTCCAGATCCGGTGCGCGCGGGCCTGAAACATGCCGGATTCACGCTCTGCACGCCGATCCAGGCCAAGGTCCTGCCGCTCACGCTCGCCGGGAAGGACGTCGCCGGCCAGGCCCAGACGGGAACCGGCAAGACCGCAGCCTTCCTGATCAGCCTGTTTACCCGGCTGTTGGAGAACCGGCACCCGCGACGCCCGGCCGCACCTCGCGCGCTCTGCATAGCACCGACGCGCGAGCTCGCCGTCCAGATCGCCAAGGACGCCGAGCTCTTGGGCCACGGCAGCGGGCTCACGATTCAGGCCGTCTACGGCGGTGTCGACTACAAAAAACAGCGCGACAACCTTCGCCAGGACCTCGACGTCCTGGTCGGAACTCCCGGCCGCCTCATCGATTACCTCAAGCAGAACGTCTACGACCTCCGCGCGATCGAAGTACTCGTCATCGATGAAGCCGACCGCATGTTCGACATGGGCTTCATCCGCGACCTGCGGTTTCTCCTGAGTCGTTGTACGCCGGCGGACAAGCGCCAGTCTCTGCTGTTCTCCGCGACGCTTTCACACGACGTCCTCGAACTCGCGTACATGTTCATGAACGAAGCCGTGAGCATCGAAGTGAAGCCCGAGCAGGTGACGGCGGAAGGCGTAGACCACACGCTGTACCACGTGGGCGTGCACGAGAAGATCAGTGTCCTCATCGGCCTTCTGAAGCGGGAAGGCGCAAAGCGTACTCTCGTGTTCGTGAACATGCGCCGCACGGCGGACCAGCTCTGCAGAACGCTCGCGCTCAACGGATACCCGGCGGAGCAGATCACCGGCGACATCGACCAGCGCAAGCGACTCAAGATCCTCGAGGACTTTCGAAGCGGCTCGTTGCCCATCCTCGTTGCGACGGACGTAGCGTCACGCGGTCTGCACATCGAAGGCGTGAGTCACGTCGTCAACTACGACCTTCCACTCGATCCGGAAGACTACGTCCATCGGGTCGGCCGCACCGCCCGGGCGGGCGCGAGCGGCGCAGCGATCTCCCTCGCGTGCGAGCGCTACGTCGAGAGCCTCGAGGGAATCGAGAAGCTGATCGGGTTCAAGATCGACCACGACTTTCCCGAGGACGGCCTCATCGTCGAGTACAAGCCGGCGCCTCGGCGCCCACGCCCCAAGGACCCCCGGGGACGGGACGGGCGCGGAGGGTCCGGTCGGAGCGACGGCCCCCGCGGACGCGGCGCTCCCGGCGGGCGACCGACCGAGAGCCGAGACACAAGACCGCGTGGCAGTACCCCTCCCGCCACCGAGACGCCGAAGCCCGTCAAAGCCGCAGCGGGGCCCGCCGGAGACGGCGCAGCGAAGAAACGTCGCCGCCGTAGACGCCGAAAGCCGAGTGGGACCGCCGGGGGAGAACCGGGCGGAGACGCCGGCGGTTCGAACGCGGCCGACTGAGCCGGCACGCCGGACCTGCACTCTCGAGCGACCGTGGCGATCCTGCCTTCAGCCCCGAGCGATGCGCCTCGTCGCCACGTACTGCTCGCCGGCGGCGGTCACAGTCACGTTCACGTACTTCGCAGCTTTGCGATGCGACCTGAGCCGAACACGCGCGTCACTCTGATCAGTCCCTCGCCGCGGGCGGTCTACTCGGGCATGGTTCCCGGAACGCTCGTCGGCCTCTACGGGCCCGACGACGGCGCCATCGACGTGGCCGCGCTCGCCGCACGCGCTGGTGCGAGCTTCTACAGCGACACCGTCGTGCGCGTGAATACGGAAAGGCGCATCGTCGAGACCGCAAGCCGGGGTGAGATTCCCTACGACCTCCTCTCGTTGGACGTCGGCTCCCGTCCGCTCGGAATCGAAGCGGTCCGAGACCTGCCGGACGTCGTCGGCGCGAAGCCCGTAGAGGAGGCGGCACCGCGGATCGCAGCTTTCTTGGACCAAGCCCGTTCGCGCGGGACCGGTCGCGTCGTGGTGGTCGGCGCCGGGTCCGGAGGGATCGAGGTCGCCTTCGCTCTGCGCAAGCAGCTCCCCGCGACCCCGGGCGGTCACGTGACGTTGGTCGAGGCCGGCCCGGCGGTTCTCCCGGCCGGGTCCGATCGAATGCGGCGGCTCGTCGAGCGGTTGCTGCGTGACTACGGCATCGAAACCCACGTGGGTCGGCGCTTCACCTCGTCGGAGGCTGGCACTGTTCGGCTAGACGACGGAACGACGATCCCCGCGGAGCTCGTCGTCTGGGCGACCGGTGCCGAGGGCCTGCCATTCCTTACCGCGAGCGGACTTGCGACGGACGAGCGAGGCTTCGTGCGCGTAGATGATCACCTGCGCTGCGTAACGGCACCCGAGGTCTTCGCCGTCGGCGATTGCGCTCGAATGGAGAGCCATCCGGCGATGCCGCGGGCAGGCGTCTTCGCCGTGCGCCAGGGGCCCATCGTCGAGGAGAACCTGCGACGCAGCCTGCGTGGACGCTCCCTGTTGCGCTACCGGCCCCAAAGCGAGTTCCTCTCCTTGCTGTCCACGGGAGACGGGCGCGCCGCGATGAGTTACCGCGGCCTTGCCGCGCACGGACCGGCCTGGTGGCGCCTCAAGGACTGGATCGACCGCCGGTTCATCGAGAAGTACGCGCCGCCGAAGGCGAGCACTCTGCGACGTGGCCCCGACGTCGCCGCAACCATGCCGATGGAAGCGTGCGGTGGTTGCGCGGCCAAGGTCGATCCCGACATGCTCGCGAGGGTTCTGAGCGGGCTCACCGACGGCCCAGGCATGGGCCTTCCCATCGGCCTCGCGGCGGCGGATGACGCGGCAGTTTTGACGCCGCCGAAGGAGGGCAACCTCGTGTTCACAGTGGATGCGTTCCCGCCGTTTCTCGCCGACCCACTGCTCGTGGGCGAGGTCGCTGCGTTGAACGCGCTGAGTGACGTCTACGCGATGGGCGGCACGCCGACCGCAGCACTCGCGCTCGTCGGCGTCTCGGCGCGAGACGGCGCAAGCCGCGAGGCCGATCTTCGACAGATGATGAGTGGGGCCCGAGCGGCGCTGGATCGACTCGACGTCCCTCTCGCCGGCGGCCATTCGATCGAGACGGATGCGCCGCTCATCGGGTTCGCCGTCATCGGCTCCGTCCACCCGGACGCGACCATGACCAAAGGTGGAGCGTCCGTCGGAGACCGGATCGTCCTCACGAAGCCTCTCGGGACCGGAGTCGTGCTGGCCGCCACGCGGGCCGGCGAGTGCCCGCCCGAATGGACAGAGGCGACGATCACGTCCATGAGAGAGGCTAACGACGTCGCCGCGCGGTGTCTCAACGACGCGGGCGTTCGTTGTTGCACCGACGTCAGCGGCTTCGGGTTGGCCGGACATCTCGCCGAGATGTTGCGCGCAAGCGACGTGGGTGCCGAGATCTATGCGGACGCCTTGCCGGCGCTCCCGGGTGCGCTCGAGCTACTGCGACACGAGTGGCGTTCCAGTGCAGACGAGGCGCTCGCCGACTCCCTTCGCCAGGCGGTTGCGCCGATAGATCTTCCGGGCGACGACCCACGTCTTGGGTTGCTCCGTGATCCGCAGACCTCCGGCGGCCTGGTGGCCGCGGTTCCGCAGCGGCTCTGGCCGGAGGTCCGCCGGCGTTTCGCGGATGCGAGCCTCGAACTCGTCCCCATCGGAACCGTAGTCTCCGAGGCTTCCGGACAGATCCGAGTTCGGTCCGGAGGGCTGGTCGATGACGGCGCATCTGGGCTACACCAGCCCCATGAGTCCTGAAGAAAAACTCGGGCAGGCCGTCCGGCCCCCGTCGTTGCACGGAGTCCGCGTCCTCGATTTCAGCCATCAGGCTGCCGGCCCCTGGGCGACCACGCTCCTCGGTGACCTTGGCGCTGATGTCATCAAGGTCGAGAAGCCGGGCCGAGGCGATTCGATCCGCTACGGCCAGGGTGAGGACGGCTTCGAAGTCGGCAGTCTGAACTTCTGGGGGCTGAACCGCAGCAAACGCGGCATTACCATCGATCTGGGCAAGCCCGAAGGCATCGGTCTCGTCCACCGCCTCGTGCCCGAGTGCGATGTCGTCCTCGAGAACTTCCGCCCGGGCGTCATGGACCGGAAGGGAATCGGGTACGACGTCCTGAAGAAGCTCAACCCGCGACTCGTCTACTGCGGAATCACGGCGTTCGGAGCGACGGGACCGAT comes from the Candidatus Binatia bacterium genome and includes:
- the fni gene encoding type 2 isopentenyl-diphosphate Delta-isomerase, with amino-acid sequence MAKRRTAAVDEIADRKQAHLDLCLREDVQAATKTTLLEEVQLVHDALPDLALDDIDTSTKWLGKKLAAPLVITGMTGGTKAAFEVNRDLARVAEETGIAFGVGSQRAMQSRPNSGWTYQVREYAPSTVVLANIGIGQAREMELAQFQELIDALQADALCLHLNVAQEMIQPEGDRSFTDGTKVFRRLVRKLGTPVIAKETGCGISRQVGERLAAAGVRHVDVSGAGGTSWVRIEALRAPKAERLGALYRDWGVPTAASLLQLRSTKLQLIASGGIRSGLDVARALALGAQLAGTALPVYQAYQEGGIDGAREFVGELVRELKVAMLLTGNRTLAEMRRADAVLGPRLLAWQPKAGSTRRKR
- the selD gene encoding selenide, water dikinase SelD; the encoded protein is MAILPSAPSDAPRRHVLLAGGGHSHVHVLRSFAMRPEPNTRVTLISPSPRAVYSGMVPGTLVGLYGPDDGAIDVAALAARAGASFYSDTVVRVNTERRIVETASRGEIPYDLLSLDVGSRPLGIEAVRDLPDVVGAKPVEEAAPRIAAFLDQARSRGTGRVVVVGAGSGGIEVAFALRKQLPATPGGHVTLVEAGPAVLPAGSDRMRRLVERLLRDYGIETHVGRRFTSSEAGTVRLDDGTTIPAELVVWATGAEGLPFLTASGLATDERGFVRVDDHLRCVTAPEVFAVGDCARMESHPAMPRAGVFAVRQGPIVEENLRRSLRGRSLLRYRPQSEFLSLLSTGDGRAAMSYRGLAAHGPAWWRLKDWIDRRFIEKYAPPKASTLRRGPDVAATMPMEACGGCAAKVDPDMLARVLSGLTDGPGMGLPIGLAAADDAAVLTPPKEGNLVFTVDAFPPFLADPLLVGEVAALNALSDVYAMGGTPTAALALVGVSARDGASREADLRQMMSGARAALDRLDVPLAGGHSIETDAPLIGFAVIGSVHPDATMTKGGASVGDRIVLTKPLGTGVVLAATRAGECPPEWTEATITSMREANDVAARCLNDAGVRCCTDVSGFGLAGHLAEMLRASDVGAEIYADALPALPGALELLRHEWRSSADEALADSLRQAVAPIDLPGDDPRLGLLRDPQTSGGLVAAVPQRLWPEVRRRFADASLELVPIGTVVSEASGQIRVRSGGLVDDGASGLHQPHES
- the mvk gene encoding mevalonate kinase, yielding MNEGRGLGHGKVILLGEHAVVHGQPAIATALSHEVRVHARERRKGDADPPDELRPALEAATAAVGGREAAALHFSFEGDLPIAVGLGSSAALAVALVRALAAANGRTLEDREAALAANEVEKVFHGTPSGIDATTAAHRGLLWFEAGSPPVYERIAPAGPLSLVVALSGSRHHTGETVGSLGTRAERSPAVFQPIFRAIGELVRGARGALESGDRRLLGELMSMNHELLRACGVSTSELDRLVDDARACGALGAKLTGGGGGGAAIALPEGDPASLAQELQGRGWETFVA
- a CDS encoding DEAD/DEAH box helicase, which gives rise to MTNEGPPTEPTTENPEPTEATGPAEAPVPFDDFDLPDPVRAGLKHAGFTLCTPIQAKVLPLTLAGKDVAGQAQTGTGKTAAFLISLFTRLLENRHPRRPAAPRALCIAPTRELAVQIAKDAELLGHGSGLTIQAVYGGVDYKKQRDNLRQDLDVLVGTPGRLIDYLKQNVYDLRAIEVLVIDEADRMFDMGFIRDLRFLLSRCTPADKRQSLLFSATLSHDVLELAYMFMNEAVSIEVKPEQVTAEGVDHTLYHVGVHEKISVLIGLLKREGAKRTLVFVNMRRTADQLCRTLALNGYPAEQITGDIDQRKRLKILEDFRSGSLPILVATDVASRGLHIEGVSHVVNYDLPLDPEDYVHRVGRTARAGASGAAISLACERYVESLEGIEKLIGFKIDHDFPEDGLIVEYKPAPRRPRPKDPRGRDGRGGSGRSDGPRGRGAPGGRPTESRDTRPRGSTPPATETPKPVKAAAGPAGDGAAKKRRRRRRRKPSGTAGGEPGGDAGGSNAAD
- a CDS encoding hydroxymethylglutaryl-CoA reductase, degradative, with the protein product MNDAGGSRIPGFHNLPVDERQTLITKLARLDYEEHSLLLSETPLTLEAAARLTENTVGVYAFPMGLALNFVVNGEDVLVPMVTEEPSVIAAASNAARLARSGGGFVAEADPPCMIAQVQLIDVPAPEEARARLEAEAPRICARVDELAPGMARRGGGARGVEARVLDAPDGQKFVVVHLLVDVGDAMGANAINTIAEQAAPLLEEISGGTAHLRILSNLTDRRCGRASVRYRLEDLAMKGRTGEEVGRGVELASLFAEADPYRATTHNKGIMNGVDAVALATGNDWRALEAGAHAFAARNGQYGALSTWRVDGSELVGRIELPLAVGTVGATVEGNPRARLALKLMGVTNGQKLIEIIAAVGLAQNFGAVRALATEGIQKGHMARHARAVAAAAGALPDQVEQIATTLIAEGEIKVERARRLLSGTSGDDPE